ttaagttttgacttaattccaacactatagtaaccaatgtaacttattaaccaacttaacaaatttttaagtctaattagttaagttttgacttaattccaacactatagtaaccaatgtaacttattaaccaacttaacaactttctaagtctaactagtttatttttaacttaatttcttaTACTATAGTAACAATTTTTACTTACcaaacaacttaacaaatttgtaagtttaattagtttagttttaccTTAATAGTAACACGATAGTcacaaatttaacttattaaccaacttaacaaatttataagtctaattagtctagttttaactaaattctaatactatagtaacaagtttaacttattaaccaacttaacaaatttctaaatctaattagtttagttttgacttaattccaacactatagtaaccaatgtaacttattaaccaacttaacaaatttctaaatctaattagtttagttttgacttaattccaacactatagtaaccaatgtaacttattaaccaacttaacaaatttctaaatctaattagtttagttttgacttaattccaacactatagtaaccaatgtaacttattaaccaacttaacaaatttctaaatctaattagtttagttttgacttaattccaacactatagtaaccaatgtaacttattaaccaacttaacaaatttctaaatctaattagtttagttttgacttaattccaacactatagtaaccaatgtaacttattaaccaacttaacaaatttctaaatctaattagtttagttttgacttaattccaacactatagtaaccaatgtaacttattaaccaacttaacaaatttctaaatctaattagtttagttttgacttaattccaacactatagtaaccaatgtaacttattaaccaacttaacaaatttctaaatctaattagtttagttttgacttaattccaacactatagtaaccaatgtaacttattaaccaacttaacaaatttctaaatctaattagtttagttttgacttaattccaacactatagtaaccaatgtaacttattaaccaacttaacaaatttctaaatctaattagtttagttttgacttaattccaacactatagtaaccaatgtaacttattaaccaacttaacaaatttctaaatctaattagtttagttttgacttaattccaacactatagtaaccaatgtaacttattaaccaacttaacaaatttctaaatctaattagtttagttttgacttaattccaacactatagtaaccaatgtaacttattaaccaacttaacaaatttctaaatctaattagtttagttttgacttaattccaacactatagtaaccaatgtaacttattaaccaacttaacaaatttctaaatctaattagtttagttttgacttaattccaacactatagtaaccaatgtaacttattaaccaacttaacaaatttctaaatctaattagtttagttttgacttaattccaacactatagtaaccaatgtaacttattaaccaacttaacaaatttctaaatctaattagtttagttttgacttaattccaacactatagtaaccaatgtaacttattaaccaacttaacaaatttctaaatctaattagtttagttttgacttaattccaacactatagtaaccaatgtaacttattaaccaacttaacaaatttctaaatctaattagtttagttttgacttaattccaacactatagtaaccaatgtaacttattaaccaacttaacaaatttctaaatctaattagtttagttttgacttaattccaacactatagtaaccaatgtaacttattaaccaacttaacaaatttctaaatctaattagtttagttttgacttaattccaacactatagtaaccaatgtaacttattaaccaacttaacaaatttctaaatctaattagtttagttttgacttaattccaacactatagtaaccaatgtaacttattaaccaacttaacaaatttctaaatctaattagtttagttttgacttaattccaacactatagtaaccaatgtaacttattaaccaacttaacaaatttctaaatctaattagtttagttttgacttaattccaacactatagtaaccaatgtaacttattaaccaacttaacaaatttctaaatctaattagtttagttttgacttaattccaacactatagtaaccaatgtaacttattaaccaacttaacaaatttctaaatctaattagtttagttttaacttaattcaaacactatagtCACAactttaacttattaaccaacttaacaaatttttaagtctaattagtttagttttgacttaattccaacactatagtaaccaatgtaacttattaaccaactttaCAACTTTCTAATTCtaactagtttatttttaacttaatttcttataatattgtaacaagtttaacttaacaaataacttaacaaatttctaagtttaattagtttagttttaccTTAATACTAACACGATAGTtacaaatttaacttattaaccaacttaacaaatttctaagtctaattagtctagttttaactaaattctaatactatagtaacaagtttaacttattaaccaacttaacaaatttctaaatctaattagtttagttttaacttaattcaaacactatagtCACAactttaacttattaaccaacttaacaaatttttaagtctaattagtttagttttgacttaattccaacactatagtaaccaatgtaacttattaaccaacttaacaactttctaattctaactagtttatttttaacttaatttcttatactattGTAACAAGTTTCACTTACCAaataacttaacaaatttctaagtttaattagtttagttttaccTTAATACTAACACGATAGTtacaaatttaacttattaaccaacttaacaaatttctaagtctaattagtctagttttaactaaattctaatactatagtaacaagtttaacttattaaccaacttaacaaatttctaaatctaattagtttagttttaacttaattcaaacactatagtCACAactttaacttattaaccaacttaacaaaattttaagtctaattagtttagttttgacttaattccaacactatagtaaccaatgtaacttattaaccaacttaacaactttctaattctaactagtttatttttaacttaatttcttatactattGTAACAAGTTTCACTTACCAaataacttaacaaatttctaagtttaattagtttagttttaccTTAATACTAACACGATAGTtacaaatttaacttattaaccaacttaacaaatttctaagtctaattagtctagttttaactaaattctaatactatagtaacaagtttaacttattaaccaacttaacaaatttctaaatctaattagtttagttttaacttaattcaaacactatagtCACAactttaacttattaaccaacttaacaaatttttaagtctaattagtttagttttgacttaattccaacactatagtaaccaatataacttattaaccaacttaacaactttctaattctaactagtttatttttaacttaatttcttatactattGCAACAAGTTTAACTTACCAcataacttaacaaatttctaagtttaattagtttagttttaccTTAATACTAACACGATAgttacaaatttaacaaataattatttctaaaatttaaagctaagtgtcaacactagatggacacaaattgattttcaaaagaaaattaattttgtcatcaataggataaactagtgttggtacttatgcttaacaaataattatttctaaaatttaaagctaagtgtcaacactagatggacacaaattgattttcaaagaaaataaattttgtcatcaataggatcaactagtgttggttcttcttaacaaataattatttctaaatttaaagctaagtgacaacactagatggacacaaattgatttttaaagaaaatcaatattgtcatcaataggatcaactagtgttggtacttatgcttaaacaatatattatttctaaatttaaaggtaAGTGTCAACaatagatggacacaaattgattttcaaggaaaatcaattttgtcatcaataggatcaactagtgttggtacttaagcttaacaaataatCATTTctaatttaaagctaagtgtaaacacatatttaaAGCTAAGTATCAATATTAGATGGGTACAACACATATTATAGAAAACAATTGTACTTCAactttattaaatttagaaTTACCATACCTTATCTCCTACtttgattaaattaaagaagtagtattcttgtatcaacttttttagATTTTGAGCTTCCTTAGTGGCCTAgcaagaaaaaagggaaaaaagttaACACTAGAAAATAGAGTTTGAACTCCAATGGTGAAAACCAACTCAAAACTAACTCTTCCTTCTAGTGTGACTGCCTGGACTTATTGCATAAACATGAATTACAAAATGTAAAAGACTCGGCATGGTTCATTGATAGGTTGAAAGAAGAGATACAAGCTTTGATAATACGAGATTGAGGAATAACATGCCATATTCCTTTAACAATCAAAGCTCAGTTAGCCTTTCTTTCTAGATCTTTGAATGCCATTTTCTGACTTCTTTTGTGCAAACAGTTTATGCATATTATCACAATTTGGTTTGAACAAGTGAGTTTGGGTTTGAAATTATGATCGTTTCAAGGTTTTGATTCATGTTCCAAACTGATATTCACTTTGTATTATTTTCAAGTTGCTTTGTTACTGAATTGGATGGCAGGCACAATTCTTACTTAGTTCCAAACTGATACTAACTTATTTTCAAAGAACTAgtttgttcaaaaaattcaccTAGAGTCAAAGGGTTGGGAACACCGACCATTGCTGCTGCTGCACGACCCGGCGGAGATGGAGGCGGCGCGACCTCCACCTGCTGAGGCCCGACTGCAAATGGCGCGCAGAGATGGAGCTGGCGGCTGACTTTCTCGTCAGAAGAAGATGAAGGCGGAGATGGAGGCACGTCTGGAGATGGAGAAGACGACGGCGGAGAGAGGCGATGGAGAATGCTGGCAGAGAGGAacgatgagagagagagagggacgATGACAGAGAGAGGAACgatgagaaagagagagggaAGAAAGAGATAGCTATTTTTGGCTAgggttttcttttgtttaagagacctcatgaggtctcccattttttaagtctttaattaaattaaattattatttttaatttaacaagcacagacctcgtgaggtctctaattttatgataactagattaaaaatttgaaaatttgaaataagtcaggtataggaaaaaataaattcattaaattgacctcacgaggtctctcctacattaaaaaaaaatttaaaagatattaattcaAATAGTGACCTCATGAGGCCTCTTATTATAGACCTATTTTTGAGGTCTCCTTTTCTAGATCtctttttggcatttttttagtagtgaaaatatataaatatctaataGTTAGGAATGAAAATTTATGTAGGAAAGAGATTTTTAGAGTTTAGGTATCTTTAGGATTGTTTTTTagttagaataaaataaaatttaatgaaatttataattaattttagcaaGAAATTCTAAAGAGATTAGGACTATTTTTAGaaagatttttctttattttatttttatttttttcgtatTTTTTTGCGTgttattttaactcatttttatttttttatttctatttttgcaGGTTTTTTTTACAATagtttttactttcttttaaaatgtttctatttcctttttctacttcttttttcttttaatttcttgtttttcttcttcttactttttattatattttatttttatgttttttttctcttttttttaattcctttttcttcttcttttttcttttaatttcttgtttttcttcttcttactttttattatattttatttttatgtttttttttcttttctttaattcttttgtttcattttttgttaCTCACgttatttctcttctttttatttatttattacttatttttaaatttccttcttctttttttatactttcttaattttttttattagtttttgtttttattttgtttttgatgtttgtgttgttattattatttttaactatGAATCTCTTAATGAGATTTATTTTTCCACTTAATTAACGATTTCACTTAAATTAATAGTATTCATATGCTTCTGATCAAGATAAgctatttttatcataattaaattaaaaggatTAAAACATATTTCagataacttttttaaattattaattaattaatttttttttatttactttctaATCTAACAagtttacaaataaattaaataagttttaaaagtaaAACTAAGTTCCAAGACACATTAACTATTCAAATATAGCCATTACATATCAGGAAATCGATCTCAATATAAATTGCATGAGCATAagattgtgataaaataataacaaaaatagatagacagtttttccagaaataaaatctgctgcttaaaacgactaaacaggtcgttacatttcatatatctttatgatgaaaaaaatcatcataaaatattagttaaaactTTTATAACTAAACTTTTAAAAGGAGATTAATACTATTAAAAGTGCAcgaaagtaaaaaaataatttctgtGTATTTAAGCAATTCCATTATAATAATCTCGTCCACATTATACTCATAAATGTGTTTCACGTTTGAACAAATTAGAAAACAGACTTACAttgtcaaaatttaaatttgaattagttaTAGCGTCACCATTTATTACATCACCTAATGACATAGGGAAATTATTTGTGACGTTATAATgtatatttctattattttaatacTTAGTAAACGGAAAAgtatgaaaagataaaaaaaaaaaacgccATGTCTTATTTCACGTGACGGTCTCTTTTTTGTTtgtctctaaaaaaaattagtttactGTAATTAGAGtcgatttaattttatttttatttttaaaaaaataattttataattaatcaaatatttaagaattttttttctcgaataaaactataaaaggagtaaaaaaatatataaaaactcTAATTCACCCGATTATTTATCCTTTTCAACAAAATGCGGCAAAATTATGTACACACGCTACAGTATGAAAACtttgttaaaaaattcaaacattattaaattttgtttgactattttagatttttagtCCCACAcgcaattttttgttttaataatagGACTGTTCTCTCAATTCACGgtgtttaaaattaatttttatttttatatattaacaaaattatttttttttcatattaattatttattgtttaaaattttatattaaatatttgtcaATAGAGATAGTTTGATAAAAATCATGCTAATTGTTATTTTATCTAAAGATTTATTAAGTTCAAACATAAACAAAGAGAATAAAACAAGTATGTTAATAGCACAAATAAAGATGTACTTAGATAGTGTGATAATATAATcatgtcaattattattttattaaaaaatatagcaTATACAAATATTCGtctatttttaattgtcataatttctttttttatgaattattttcttattatattactataaaaaataatttatagtacttttagtataatttatatctaattttttctattttaaaaaaataattaatataatcttatttaattttatattaaattgactttcgaaaaaatataaaatgacaattataaaaattaattaatgaagcaTTAAATAAGTCAGGAGAGAGATGAAATTCCATGAGACTTGGTAGGTCAAAAGAACTCGGATTCCTTTTGACAAATACTTATCATTGATCAATTTATTGTATTATTGTCTTCGTTCATTTTATTCATACATTATATTTcctctatttattattattggtctattatattattttgtaatatctaataatatttgtttattttataaaataaataaatattgattatattgtgtcttttataatttttgctaTTAGATACTATATTTGTTTCTCAATGTTTTAATGACATATATTCAAAATAGGtcatttgataaaattatttttttattctttattattttttaattcatgtttaaaGTTAACGGTGAATAACTATTATTAGTAAGAAGAAGTAGTTTTCTGATCTATATATACCCTTTTCTTATTCTCTCAACTTGTCCATCTCTTTTCAAAGAAGATGGAAAACATGGTTGAAGAGAATAACAATTATTTGGAAACAATCTTGCTCTTTCAACAAGATAGGTAAACTTTGATTCATGCTCTTTCATatatagtattttttgtatttttgttattgtgAAATTGATAAAGGTAACATTTCGTAGCTACTTGGACGAGCCAATTATGTCGTCACACTATGATTCAAGCTCGCCAGAAGGGTCACAATCATCGAAGAACATTGTATCAGAAAGGATTAGGAGGAACAAACTCAAAGAGAAGTTATTTGCACTTAGAGCTCTTGTTCCAAAAATAACCAAGGTGAAACACAAATAGTCTTTGTTAGGGAAAAGAAtttccaattttcttttatctcctttgcatttcattttatatgagttAGTTTGACTTAGTACAGAATtcgagaaagaaagaaaaaaaacttttgaaatgtgttattttaaatagttgataggtatatgtatatcattttattaagaataatgtaaatattttaaagtaaaattgtTACTTCATATAGCAATGtgtcctttttttaaaaatcgacTTAAAACAATGAGTTATATAAAATGGGACAAAGAAACTATCCATTTATAAGTCTCGAGTAACTTGGAAGCCAAGTTTACTATTACTAGTGCATTAATAAAGAAGATTAATGGACAtcatataatatttcataacaataattacattaaatatatatacatcacGAAGAagcattttaatttttccttttcctttttccaGATGGATAAAGCCTCAATAGTGAAAGATGCAATTGAATATATTGTAGAATTGCAGAAGCAAGATAGGAGAATTCGAGGAGAGATATCAGAGCTTGAATCCGAAACCTCAAACAAGAATAGCGCCCATCTTGAACATGAAACCTTTGATTTCTCAAACCCTAAAACACTTGATAAGCACCAGTATGGATATCATTCTTCCCCTATTGATGTTCTTCAGGTAATTAAACAATATTTA
The window above is part of the Solanum pennellii chromosome 5, SPENNV200 genome. Proteins encoded here:
- the LOC107019973 gene encoding transcription factor bHLH35-like, with product MENMVEENNNYLETILLFQQDSYLDEPIMSSHYDSSSPEGSQSSKNIVSERIRRNKLKEKLFALRALVPKITKMDKASIVKDAIEYIVELQKQDRRIRGEISELESETSNKNSAHLEHETFDFSNPKTLDKHQYGYHSSPIDVLQLRVSSMRDRIVVVNLTCIKRKDTMIKLCDVFESLNIKIITANIIAYSETLLNTTYIEADEEESNLLKLRIQSAIASLNNPDSPLSS